The window TGAAATCGTTTTGCGACGAAGGGCTTAAAGAAGAAGCTCTTGTGGTACAAACAGAGATGGAGAAGAGAGGAATACCTTCAAACACCATCGTGTACAACACGTTGATGGATGCTTACAACAAGTCCAACCACATTGAAGAAGTTGAAGGTCTTTTTGCTGAAATGAGAGGTAAAGGGTTGAAGCCCACATCTGCAACTTACAACATTCTTATGGATGCTTATGCTAGGAGGATGCAGCCTGACATTGTGGAGACCCTTCTGAAGGAGATGGAGGGTTTAGGTTTAGAGCCAAATGTGAAATCCTACACGTGTTTGATTAGTGCGTATGGTAGGACGAAGAAGATGAGTGACATGGCTGCTGATGCTTTCTTGCGGATGAAGAAAGTAGGTTTGAAACCTACTTCACATTCTTACACAGCGCTTATCCATGCTTACTCTGTTAGCGGGTGGCATGAGAAAGCTTATGCTTCCTTTGAAGAGATGTGTAAAGAAGGGATTAAACCGTCGGTTGAAACGTACACGTCGCTTCTCGATGCGTTCAGAAGGTGTGGTGATGTAGAGAAGCTGACGGAGATTTGGAAACTAATGCTGAGAGAGAGAATACAAGGGACAAGGGTGACATATAACACTCTACTTGATGGGTTTGCTAAGCAAGGTCACTACATTGAAGCGAGGGATGTTGTTTCAGAGTTTGGTAAAATGGGTTTGGAGCCGACTGTTATGACATACAATATGCTGATGAATGCTTACGCAAGGGGAGGACAAGATTCGAAACTGCCACAGCTGTTGAAAGAAATGGCTGCTCTCAACTTAAAACCTGATTCCATCACTTATTCGACCATGATCTACGCTTTTGTTCGTGTCCGAGACTTCAAAAGAGCATTCTTTTACCACAAGATGATGGTCAAAAGCGGGCAAGTACCAGACCCGAGGTCATATGAGAAACTTAGGGCCATTCTTGAAGACAAGGCAAAGACAAAGaacaaaaaagataaaaatgctATACTTGGTATTATCAATAGCAAGTTCGGTCGTGTTGAAGCTAAGCCCAGAGGGAAGAAGGACGAATTCTGGAAATACAAGAGGAACCGAACATCTTATAAACCCCAACCACACTGATCCTGTTAAGCTATTTAAATGCTATAGTATTACATTGTGACGATGTGAGTCTTGTCTATAGAAGATACCTTTGAACATGTGGACTAAAAAGTGCAGGAGTGTAGCTTTAttgttcagacaagcaaagaatcTCTTAAGCTTTAAGCAATCTTTCAGATATAACTAAATCTTTACTCTCTACATCATAGATCACACACATAACTCTTATCTTTACAAAACCAAACAGAGAGAGAACAAAATGAAAATCTTGATTCTTATGTTAACAGTCATAGTAATTTCAGAGGTTTGCTTGGTGGAGGCGTGTCGATCATACTGTGGAAATATAACGGTGGATTATCCGTTTGGAATCCGGAATGGATGTGGGCATCCAGGGTACAGAGATCTCTTATTTTGTATGAATGATGTGTTGATGTTTCACATACGTTCAGGTTCTTATAGAGTGTTAGATATTGACTATGCGTACCAGTCGATAACGCTGCATGATCCCCACATGTCGAATTGCGGAACCATTGTGCTTGGTGGCAAAGGCAATGGCTTTGAAGCTGAGGATTGGAGAGCTCCTTATTTCAATCCTACCTCTGATAATGTATTTATGTTGATCGGTTGTTCTCCCAAATCTCCTATCTTTCAAGGTTAGTAAGTTGGACTACAACACATacttcaaataatttttatttgcattcTTTAGACTAAACAATCCGGTTTACAATTTAGTTTGAGCTTGCTTTCTCGGTTTATAACTCTCGTTCAGAAGAAAACGCAATCGGTTTGGTTCATTATGGTTTGATGCAATATTGATTTGGTTCATTTTGTATTCGGTTTGGGTTTTGGTCAAACTTTGAGatcttatttaaataattattgttatgttatatgattatatatacacatattaaCATATAGATGTCATTAAAGTTTCTAAAGAACATTAAAATTTTTTGGTTATGATCATAAAGGTTTTTAGATTCGAAATTTTCCTTTCAAATCCGGTTAAATGCGGTtgaatagagtttgatatactaAATTTCCACTATTAATGTTAGGCTTTCCGGAAAAGAAATTACCATGTCACAACATCTCTGGAATGAGCTGTGAAGAATACATGTCGTGCCCGGCATGGGATATGGTTGGATATAGACAGCCGGGTTTATCATCCGGATCGGGT of the Brassica rapa cultivar Chiifu-401-42 chromosome A03, CAAS_Brap_v3.01, whole genome shotgun sequence genome contains:
- the LOC103858442 gene encoding pentatricopeptide repeat-containing protein At5g50280, chloroplastic isoform X3, coding for MSMASSSSSLATQSFYTWFSLSHPLHLPQPYPLVRSSLCRKSISLSATSPSSPPPIFLSCFDDPPPPSVPELDNPTTISEEDEEEDPILKFFKSRTLTAEDPPQESKFSLQKNRRTSWHLASDFSDLDPETQPHPTKPVSVANQQTPGVHNNTPSVAVEILKTAKNLTENQTLGEMLSGFEKRVSEKECVEALVMMGESGFIKSCLYFYEWMTLQNPSLLSPRASSVLFTLLGREGMADMILLLLRNLPDKDEFRDVRLYNAAISALSASQRYGDALEVYESMDKINVHPDNVTCAVMITTMRKAGRTAKEIWEIFEKMSEKGVRCWSQDVFGALVKSFCDEGLKEEALVVQTEMEKRGIPSNTIVYNTLMDAYNKSNHIEEVEGLFAEMRGKGLKPTSATYNILMDAYARRMQPDIVETLLKEMEGLGLEPNVKSYTCLISAYGRTKKMSDMAADAFLRMKKVGLKPTSHSYTALIHAYSVSGWHEKAYASFEEMCKEGIKPSVETYTSLLDAFRRCGDVEKLTEIWKLMLRERIQGTRVTYNTLLDGFAKQGHYIEARDVVSEFGKMGLEPTVMTYNMLMNAYARGGQDSKLPQLLKEMAALNLKPDSITYSTMIYAFVRVRDFKRAFFYHKMMVKSGQVPDPRSYEKLRAILEDKAKTKNKKDKNAILGIINSKFGRVEAKPRGKKDEFWKYKRNRTSYKPQPH
- the LOC103858442 gene encoding pentatricopeptide repeat-containing protein At5g50280, chloroplastic isoform X2, with translation MSMASSSSSLATQSFYTWFSLSHPLHLPQPYPLVRSSLCRKSISLSATSPSSPPPIFLSCFDDPPPPSVPELDNPTTISEEEEEEEDPILKFFKSRTLTAEDPPQESKFSLQKNRRTSWHLASDFSDLDPETQPHPTKPVSVANQQTPGVHNNTPSVAVEILKTAKNLTENQTLGEMLSGFEKRVSEKECVEALVMMGESGFIKSCLYFYEWMTLQNPSLLSPRASSVLFTLLGREGMADMILLLLRNLPDKDEFRDVRLYNAAISALSASQRYGDALEVYESMDKINVHPDNVTCAVMITTMRKAGRTAKEIWEIFEKMSEKGVRCWSQDVFGALVKSFCDEGLKEEALVVQTEMEKRGIPSNTIVYNTLMDAYNKSNHIEEVEGLFAEMRGKGLKPTSATYNILMDAYARRMQPDIVETLLKEMEGLGLEPNVKSYTCLISAYGRTKKMSDMAADAFLRMKKVGLKPTSHSYTALIHAYSVSGWHEKAYASFEEMCKEGIKPSVETYTSLLDAFRRCGDVEKLTEIWKLMLRERIQGTRVTYNTLLDGFAKQGHYIEARDVVSEFGKMGLEPTVMTYNMLMNAYARGGQDSKLPQLLKEMAALNLKPDSITYSTMIYAFVRVRDFKRAFFYHKMMVKSGQVPDPRSYEKLRAILEDKAKTKNKKDKNAILGIINSKFGRVEAKPRGKKDEFWKYKRNRTSYKPQPH
- the LOC103858442 gene encoding pentatricopeptide repeat-containing protein At5g50280, chloroplastic isoform X1, which encodes MSMASSSSSLATQSFYTWFSLSHPLHLPQPYPLVRSSLCRKSISLSATSPSSPPPIFLSCFDDPPPPSVPELDNPTTISEEDEEEEEEEDEEEEEEDPILKFFKSRTLTAEDPPQESKFSLQKNRRTSWHLASDFSDLDPETQPHPTKPVSVANQQTPGVHNNTPSVAVEILKTAKNLTENQTLGEMLSGFEKRVSEKECVEALVMMGESGFIKSCLYFYEWMTLQNPSLLSPRASSVLFTLLGREGMADMILLLLRNLPDKDEFRDVRLYNAAISALSASQRYGDALEVYESMDKINVHPDNVTCAVMITTMRKAGRTAKEIWEIFEKMSEKGVRCWSQDVFGALVKSFCDEGLKEEALVVQTEMEKRGIPSNTIVYNTLMDAYNKSNHIEEVEGLFAEMRGKGLKPTSATYNILMDAYARRMQPDIVETLLKEMEGLGLEPNVKSYTCLISAYGRTKKMSDMAADAFLRMKKVGLKPTSHSYTALIHAYSVSGWHEKAYASFEEMCKEGIKPSVETYTSLLDAFRRCGDVEKLTEIWKLMLRERIQGTRVTYNTLLDGFAKQGHYIEARDVVSEFGKMGLEPTVMTYNMLMNAYARGGQDSKLPQLLKEMAALNLKPDSITYSTMIYAFVRVRDFKRAFFYHKMMVKSGQVPDPRSYEKLRAILEDKAKTKNKKDKNAILGIINSKFGRVEAKPRGKKDEFWKYKRNRTSYKPQPH
- the LOC103858443 gene encoding uncharacterized protein LOC103858443, with translation MKILILMLTVIVISEVCLVEACRSYCGNITVDYPFGIRNGCGHPGYRDLLFCMNDVLMFHIRSGSYRVLDIDYAYQSITLHDPHMSNCGTIVLGGKGNGFEAEDWRAPYFNPTSDNVFMLIGCSPKSPIFQGFPEKKLPCHNISGMSCEEYMSCPAWDMVGYRQPGLSSGSGPPMCCAIGFESVKAINLSKLECEGYSSAYNLAPLKLRGPSDWAYGIRVKYELQGSDAFCRACVATSGTCGYESADGGGLRHVCICDHHNSTTNCDSVVAPTGASSSVRPKTIGSLILYFITMNIRFKRRQ